One Planctomycetaceae bacterium genomic window, CATCACATTTCGGATCGGTGATGAACAGGAGGTCCACATCCGAATACGGCGCAGGGCGACGCCGACCGTTACCGCCGACAGCAACCATGCAGAATGAAGCAGACAGCCCGGGCCGTCCCTTCATCTGCAGATGGCTTTCAACGATTTCAGTAAGAAGCAGATCGATCTGGTCCGAAAACCAATGACAGGTTTCGATCGCAGAGCTTCCCGCAACACGGCGCTCACTGACTGCATTCTGCAATGCCTCAACAGTTTCGCGCCGGCGCTGCGTGTCTCCGCTGGAACCAGAGTGATTGATGTGGGTGTTCAGTGGATTATTCCAAACCGACTAGATGGCTTCTTCGCCCATCTCACCGGTTCGAATGCGAACCACCTGTTCGAGTGAACTTACAAAGATCTTGCCATCCCCAATGGAACCAGTTCGCGCTGATTCACAAATGGCGTTGATGGCGGCATCGACTTCAGAATCGTTCACAACGACTTCCAGTTTTACTTTCGGCATGAAGTCAACGGTGTACTCAGCACCGCGGTACGTTTCTTTGTGCCCGCGCTGACGACCAAATCCTCTGACTTCCGTCACGGTCATGCCATTGACTCCGATGCCAGTCAACGCTGTCTTCACATCTTCAAGCTTATAGTGACGAATCACAGCTTCCAGTTTTTTCATGGTTCTAACTTTCGCACGATCTTTTGAGATTCGCAATCCAGACCGAAGTCTGCAGGTTAAACATAATACGGAAGACCAACGATGGCTATCGAAGAACGTTTTCCGGATACGCTTCCATTCCCATTTCGGTCACATCCAGGCCCATTCGTTCCACTTCGTCGGAAACTCGAAGTCCGAAGACAGCTTTGATAACAGACCAGCCCACAGCCGAGACAAGACAAGTAAAGACTCCCACGGCGACAATACCCTTGATCTGCGCCCAGAGCAGTTCCACACCGCCACCGTTAAATAAACCATTCAGAGCAATTCCGCCGGGCAGGTCCTTGTCCGCAAACAGCCCCACAGCAATCGTCCCCCAAATCCCATTCACCAGGTGAACGGACAGGGCTCCTACAGGATCATCAATTTTCAGGCGGTCAAAAAACAGAACAGCAACGACCGCCAGCACTCCACCGACTGCTCCAATGAAGACCGAAGCCGGGATCGAGACGAACGCGCATCCGGCGGTGACGGCTACCAGCCCCGCAAGAGCACCGTTTACAGTCATACTGAAATCCGGCTTACCAGTCTTAATCCAGGCCAGTGCAGTTGCTGAGATCAAACCGGCCGCAGCGGCCATATTCGTTGTTACGACAACGAAACTAATGCCAACCGGATCCGCTCCCATAAAGCTGCCGGGGTTAAAGCCGAACCACCCCATCCACAGAATCAGGCCTCCAAGAAATGCGAGTCCCATGTTGTGGCCTGGAATTGGCCGAATGGACCCATCCGCCTGATACTTCCCTTTTCGGGGCCCCAGAAACAAGATACCAATCAACCCGGCCCAGCCACCTACAGAGTGTACAGCTGTGGAACCAGCAAAGTCGTAGAAGGAAGAATTGGCCAGCCAGCCGCCCCCCCAGATCCAATGCCCCGTGATCGGGTAACTGATGCCGACAAGCAGAATCACGAACAGCATGAAGCTCTCGTAATGTATCCGCTCTGCAACGCACCCCGACACAATCGTCGCGGCGGTGGCTGCAAACGCCAGCTGAAAGAAAAACTTGACAGATAAAGGAAGTGCCGCCCAACTAAGTGAACCATAGACACCGGAATAGGCATCCCCCATCGCCGGACTATTGTCGGCTCCGGTTGCAAACCATCCCTGCCAGCCCAGAAAACCATTCCCGTCACCGAACATGACGGCAAACCCGACGGCCCAGAAAATCAGCGTCGAAAGTCCGAACACAACAAAATTCTTGCCCAGAATGTTGACCGCGTTCTTACTGCGACAGAATCCAGCTTCCACACACCCAAACCCGGCGTTCATCCAGAATACAAGGAACGCCGCCAAAAGAACCCAGATCGTATTTGCTGTCAACTGCCAGTCAGGCACAGCAGGTACAGCTCCAGTCTCGTCTCCCATGCAACTTGCGTTACTAAAGAGTAACAGCAATAGAAATGATCCTAAACTTCTCGCCCATCGCCTCTGCATTATCGCTCGCTCCGAAAAATAGATTTCCGCTCCAGAAATCAGCTCGAACCGTAATCCATGCATCTATCCAGGACCTGAGTTCCCATTACTCACCTCCAAAGGAAAAAACAGCTGCAGCGCACCGCCGTTCGAGCGACCACGGTGCTCGTCGTCGCCCGCACATCCAGCAAACATTATGCCAGGCAAAAAACGCCGAAAAAAAACAGACTGTGGCCCAGCGACGCACAATTAAAAGGCAGCATGCACAAAGAATGAGCGAGCTTTGTTTTAGGAATTCCAATATCAGAGCCGTACTCGGAGCGACACTGGTACATGCCGCCCCCATTTGAAAACCGGCCACGCGTCTCCATTCGGGGTTGCGGTAATGTGCAGTTGTGCTGGATTTCCACATGGAACGGCCGGGGGGAACCATAATCCGCTGAGTCATCGTCTCAAACCCGGCGGAAAGAAGTATTCACAATCAACTCCGTCAGCGTCCTGGCTGTGATTTCAGCTACGATGTCATAGCATCGGAGATTGCCGACGACCCGTTAACCATCACAGCAGATCTTGTCTGGAATTGTCTGGCTGAGAATGATTTACCTTGCAATGTTTCTGACAGGCCTCATCGCGGGGCGCCTCGCCGTTGTTCTGTCCTGCTGGTTCCTGAATGACGAGACAACGGTTCAGCCTGCACGATTGGGAATTGCAAGATGCGCTAAGTGCGAACAATCGCTCTCCGCAGCCGCCATCCAGTTCAAAGGCCTGATGAAAAGTAGAGTCATCTGTCCTGGCTGCAGGAACTCAGGACCTGTTTGGCCATCCCTCGTCAGTGCAGTCACGGCCATCATCTTTGCCGGTTTCACATGGCTTTTGATCGAGGGGAATTGCCAAACCATTACGGAAGTCAGACCGTCCCATCAACTGGTATTCGACCGCTTGCCCTTCCAGCTGATTTTCATCTTTCTGATGCTTGTCGTGACA contains:
- a CDS encoding P-II family nitrogen regulator — protein: MKKLEAVIRHYKLEDVKTALTGIGVNGMTVTEVRGFGRQRGHKETYRGAEYTVDFMPKVKLEVVVNDSEVDAAINAICESARTGSIGDGKIFVSSLEQVVRIRTGEMGEEAI
- a CDS encoding ammonium transporter, which gives rise to MGDETGAVPAVPDWQLTANTIWVLLAAFLVFWMNAGFGCVEAGFCRSKNAVNILGKNFVVFGLSTLIFWAVGFAVMFGDGNGFLGWQGWFATGADNSPAMGDAYSGVYGSLSWAALPLSVKFFFQLAFAATAATIVSGCVAERIHYESFMLFVILLVGISYPITGHWIWGGGWLANSSFYDFAGSTAVHSVGGWAGLIGILFLGPRKGKYQADGSIRPIPGHNMGLAFLGGLILWMGWFGFNPGSFMGADPVGISFVVVTTNMAAAAGLISATALAWIKTGKPDFSMTVNGALAGLVAVTAGCAFVSIPASVFIGAVGGVLAVVAVLFFDRLKIDDPVGALSVHLVNGIWGTIAVGLFADKDLPGGIALNGLFNGGGVELLWAQIKGIVAVGVFTCLVSAVGWSVIKAVFGLRVSDEVERMGLDVTEMGMEAYPENVLR